From Bordetella flabilis, the proteins below share one genomic window:
- a CDS encoding peroxiredoxin, producing MKTPATLSLALALCAAPAAWGALPVGATAPDFSTQAALDGKPFTFELARALRDGPVVLYFYPAAFTKGCTIEAHNFAEATEQYRDLGARVIGVSADDIDVLQRFSVSACQSKFAVAADADQRIMRAYDAVHDRNPAYAQRVSYVIVPPGRVIYAYTDSDPEHHVTNTLDALRAWRQQNPQR from the coding sequence ATGAAAACCCCCGCCACCTTGTCCCTGGCGCTCGCGCTGTGCGCCGCACCGGCCGCATGGGGCGCGCTGCCCGTCGGCGCCACGGCGCCCGATTTCTCCACCCAGGCGGCGTTGGACGGCAAGCCGTTCACCTTTGAGCTGGCGCGCGCCCTGCGCGACGGCCCGGTCGTGCTGTACTTCTATCCCGCGGCATTCACCAAGGGATGCACGATCGAGGCGCACAATTTTGCCGAGGCGACGGAGCAGTACCGCGACCTGGGCGCCCGGGTGATCGGCGTTTCCGCCGATGACATCGACGTGCTTCAGCGCTTTTCGGTCAGCGCATGCCAGAGCAAGTTCGCCGTGGCGGCGGACGCCGACCAGCGCATCATGCGCGCGTATGACGCCGTGCACGACCGCAACCCGGCGTATGCGCAGCGCGTTTCCTACGTGATCGTGCCGCCCGGCCGGGTAATCTACGCGTACACGGATAGCGATCCGGAGCATCACGTCACCAACACCCTGGACGCATTGCGCGCCTGGCGCCAGCAGAACCCGCAACGCTGA
- a CDS encoding DUF3455 domain-containing protein: MPVRRPRAARPIAAALAGTALLVARAPSASPIDPPTGTPVLTLTAVGYQAYSCEYDASRRLQWQYIAPHARLYDANGRPLVEHGPGPTWRASDGSGITGRVIGQIPSEAPRSVPQLLLASTSVAGPGMLAAVRYVQRVGTVGGAAPEAACATEHQSAESPYMAQYVFLR, encoded by the coding sequence ATGCCTGTCCGACGTCCCCGCGCCGCTCGGCCTATCGCCGCCGCGCTGGCCGGCACCGCGCTATTGGTTGCGCGGGCGCCATCGGCCTCCCCCATCGATCCGCCCACCGGCACGCCGGTGCTGACCCTCACCGCGGTGGGCTACCAGGCGTACTCGTGCGAGTACGACGCGTCCCGCCGGCTGCAATGGCAATACATCGCCCCGCATGCCCGCTTGTATGACGCGAACGGCCGCCCCCTGGTCGAACATGGCCCCGGGCCTACGTGGCGAGCCAGCGATGGCAGTGGCATCACGGGCCGCGTCATCGGACAGATCCCGAGCGAAGCACCGCGCAGCGTACCGCAGCTGCTATTGGCCAGTACCAGTGTCGCGGGGCCGGGAATGCTGGCCGCCGTGCGGTATGTGCAGCGGGTCGGAACGGTGGGCGGGGCCGCGCCGGAGGCGGCCTGCGCGACAGAACATCAATCCGCTGAGTCGCCCTATATGGCCCAGTACGTGTTCCTGCGGTAA
- a CDS encoding DoxX family protein, whose translation MNRHDDMAKLILRLALGILILLHGIFKMTHGAGGIVNVVSQHGLPGFLGYFVYVGEVVAPILIIAGIFTRLGGLIVAINMVVAILLAHRGQLFMLNAQGGWQLELQGMFLFAAIAVALLGAGRFSVGGASGRMN comes from the coding sequence ATGAACCGACACGACGATATGGCCAAGCTGATCCTGCGGCTGGCCCTGGGCATCCTGATTCTGTTGCATGGCATCTTCAAAATGACGCATGGCGCCGGCGGCATCGTGAACGTGGTGAGCCAGCATGGCCTGCCCGGCTTTCTGGGCTATTTCGTCTATGTCGGCGAAGTGGTCGCGCCCATCCTCATCATCGCCGGCATCTTTACCCGCCTGGGCGGACTGATTGTCGCCATCAATATGGTGGTCGCCATCCTGCTGGCGCATCGCGGCCAGCTCTTCATGCTGAACGCGCAAGGGGGCTGGCAACTGGAATTGCAAGGCATGTTTCTGTTTGCGGCAATCGCGGTTGCGCTGCTGGGCGCGGGCCGCTTCAGTGTCGGCGGCGCCAGCGGCCGCATGAACTGA
- a CDS encoding CoA transferase, with product MGYLMDLRPPFFRGVTSSRKSAHGALTALWQMAEMPDEALGYVDLPGTDPVLPSSFAVGMAAQCSIAAAALAAAEIWHLRGGKRQRVSVDMRHAAQETRGYFTLDGVQPNLWDKITGVYRCGDGNWVRIHANFAHHRDGALSLLGCPTGATVNRDAVERALSRWSALEFEQAAADAGLVVAALRSFDEWDRHPQGIAVSQLPLVSIERIGDAPSRPLPRYGHDPRPLKDIRVLDLTRILAGPVCGRTLAAYGADVMLLNSPNLPNIAAIAETSRGKLSVHADLDTATGRITLGNLLRSAHILVQGYRPGALDALGFGPQDAARIRPGIVYVSLSAYGHVGPWATRRGFDSLVQTASGFNHAESQAARQEAPRPMPVQILDYASGYLMAFGAQAALARQAVEGGSWHVRVSLAQTARWLRGLPRVPNGLACPLPALDGYLEETESGFGRLVAVRHAARFSATAPKWIRPSVPPGTNPTVWPFS from the coding sequence ATGGGATATTTGATGGATCTTCGTCCGCCCTTCTTCAGAGGGGTTACCTCCAGCCGGAAATCGGCGCACGGCGCGCTGACCGCTTTATGGCAGATGGCGGAAATGCCGGACGAGGCCTTGGGCTACGTCGATCTGCCCGGCACCGATCCCGTCCTCCCTTCGTCGTTCGCCGTCGGCATGGCGGCCCAGTGCAGCATCGCCGCGGCTGCGCTGGCTGCCGCGGAAATCTGGCATCTGCGCGGTGGCAAGCGCCAGCGCGTGTCCGTCGACATGCGCCACGCGGCTCAGGAAACGCGCGGCTATTTCACCCTTGACGGCGTGCAGCCCAATCTCTGGGACAAGATCACCGGCGTCTACCGCTGCGGCGATGGCAACTGGGTCCGCATACACGCCAACTTCGCGCATCATCGCGATGGCGCTTTGTCTCTCCTGGGCTGTCCCACCGGCGCCACGGTGAATCGCGATGCCGTGGAACGGGCGCTGTCGCGTTGGAGCGCGCTGGAATTCGAGCAGGCCGCCGCGGACGCGGGGCTGGTTGTCGCGGCCCTGCGCAGCTTCGACGAATGGGACCGCCATCCCCAGGGCATCGCCGTGTCGCAGTTGCCGCTGGTAAGCATCGAACGTATCGGCGATGCGCCGTCGCGGCCCTTGCCGCGTTACGGGCATGACCCCCGGCCGCTCAAGGACATACGCGTGCTGGATCTCACGCGTATCCTGGCCGGGCCGGTCTGCGGCCGCACGCTGGCCGCCTACGGCGCCGACGTCATGCTGTTGAATTCTCCGAATCTGCCGAATATCGCCGCCATCGCGGAGACCAGCCGCGGCAAGCTCTCCGTGCACGCGGACTTGGATACGGCCACCGGCCGTATCACGCTCGGCAACCTGTTGCGCAGCGCGCATATTCTCGTGCAGGGCTACCGGCCCGGAGCCCTGGACGCCCTGGGTTTCGGTCCGCAGGACGCGGCGCGTATCCGTCCCGGCATCGTCTACGTTTCCCTGTCCGCCTACGGCCATGTCGGTCCCTGGGCGACGCGCCGAGGCTTCGATTCGCTGGTACAGACCGCGTCCGGCTTCAATCATGCCGAATCGCAGGCCGCGCGCCAGGAAGCGCCGCGCCCCATGCCAGTCCAGATACTGGACTACGCGAGCGGTTACCTGATGGCGTTTGGCGCACAGGCCGCGCTGGCGCGCCAGGCGGTGGAGGGCGGCAGTTGGCACGTGCGGGTGTCGCTGGCGCAGACCGCGCGCTGGCTGCGCGGGCTGCCCCGCGTACCGAACGGCCTTGCCTGCCCATTACCGGCGCTGGACGGCTACCTGGAAGAAACCGAATCGGGTTTCGGCAGGCTGGTCGCGGTGCGCCATGCCGCCCGGTTCTCCGCCACGGCCCCGAAGTGGATCCGGCCTTCGGTACCGCCCGGCACCAATCCCACCGTGTGGCCGTTCAGTTAG
- the rocF gene encoding arginase, with translation MEPVDLIGAPTDVGASIRGASMGPEALRVAGLQAALERHGLTVSDAANLSGPPNPSHPARDGFRHLDEVVQWNRAVYEAVLGSRRANRFPVLMGGDHCLAIGSITAVAQHCREAGKRLMVLWLDAHADANTHAITPTGNIHGMPVACLCGDGPSALTRLGDAFPAVADPSNIRQIGIRSVDAEEKRQLRAIGLKVFDMRYIDENGMRQTMEQALAGLGDDTHLHVSFDADFLDSVVAPGVGTPVLGGPTYREAQLCMEMIADTGRLGSLDLMELNPARDVRNQTAEVVVDLVESLFGKSTLLRP, from the coding sequence ATGGAACCGGTAGATCTCATTGGTGCGCCGACCGATGTCGGCGCCAGCATCCGCGGCGCGTCGATGGGGCCGGAGGCCTTGCGGGTCGCCGGCTTGCAGGCGGCGCTCGAAAGGCATGGACTCACCGTGTCGGACGCCGCCAATCTATCCGGGCCGCCCAATCCCTCCCACCCTGCCCGCGACGGCTTTCGGCATCTGGACGAAGTCGTCCAATGGAACCGCGCGGTCTACGAAGCCGTCCTCGGTTCCCGGCGCGCGAACCGCTTCCCTGTGCTGATGGGCGGCGATCATTGCCTGGCCATCGGTTCCATCACGGCCGTGGCGCAGCACTGCCGGGAAGCCGGCAAGCGCCTGATGGTGCTGTGGCTCGACGCGCACGCCGATGCGAACACCCATGCGATCACCCCGACCGGCAACATCCATGGGATGCCGGTGGCCTGCCTGTGCGGTGACGGTCCCTCCGCCCTCACCCGGCTGGGAGACGCCTTTCCCGCGGTCGCCGATCCGTCCAACATCCGGCAGATCGGCATCCGCAGCGTCGATGCCGAAGAAAAACGTCAATTGCGCGCGATCGGCCTCAAAGTCTTCGACATGCGCTACATCGACGAAAACGGCATGCGACAGACCATGGAGCAAGCCCTGGCGGGCCTGGGCGATGACACCCACCTGCATGTGAGCTTCGACGCGGATTTCCTGGATTCCGTTGTCGCCCCCGGCGTGGGCACGCCGGTACTGGGCGGGCCGACGTACCGCGAAGCGCAATTGTGCATGGAGATGATCGCCGACACCGGGCGCCTGGGTTCGCTGGACCTCATGGAGCTCAACCCGGCCCGGGACGTCCGCAACCAGACCGCCGAAGTGGTGGTCGACCTGGTGGAAAGCCTCTTCGGCAAGTCCACCCTGCTGCGCCCCTGA
- the arsC gene encoding arsenate reductase (glutaredoxin) (This arsenate reductase requires both glutathione and glutaredoxin to convert arsenate to arsenite, after which the efflux transporter formed by ArsA and ArsB can extrude the arsenite from the cell, providing resistance.) has product MSTTIYHNPRCGTSRTVLEHLVEAGMSPTVIEYLKTPPSRSTLQALIAQAGLTVREAVRTKEPLYEELGLDAADVTDEQLLDAMIDNPILINRPFVITPIGTRLCRPADVLREILPG; this is encoded by the coding sequence ATGTCCACCACCATCTATCACAACCCACGGTGCGGCACCTCCCGCACCGTGCTGGAACATCTCGTCGAAGCCGGCATGTCGCCGACCGTTATCGAATACCTGAAGACGCCGCCATCGCGCTCGACCTTGCAGGCATTGATCGCCCAGGCCGGTCTGACCGTTCGCGAGGCGGTCCGCACCAAGGAGCCGCTTTACGAGGAGTTGGGACTCGATGCCGCCGACGTCACCGACGAGCAGTTGCTCGATGCGATGATCGACAATCCGATCCTGATCAACCGGCCCTTCGTCATCACGCCCATCGGCACACGGCTTTGCCGTCCCGCGGACGTCCTGCGCGAAATCCTGCCTGGCTAG
- a CDS encoding YXWGXW repeat-containing protein, with amino-acid sequence MDTAYSPRIGRLAAGAVLLTAVMSGMTTPRAQTAYPQSLPAVGHDGGLPYSTATGSGNAPEQSPDPSGLDPSQPQYAASPDPDAGIPPVPSDGADPASAQDGQAPLAADGPDPADANLAPVAVSAEPPPPIPVYAQPAAPGDGYIWIPGYWARNAYGFYWVPGTWVLAPYVGALWTPGYWSYAGSGYRWSPGYWGPHIGYYGGIDYGFGYIGIGYLGGYWKDRHFYYNRAITRVDPGRVRYVYHHPRNVEHRHGPRVSYHGGPGGLRRGPDARERAAQRERHVPPLRAQTELDRQAGRQREQFMSVNRGRPVHAAFAHPAGSPDAWRAPIRGAGRSGEGFDRHERPDGAWPGRGGQLQHMRTQRRELEQQRESQERLASTQRQQMHERLDRPRSDIPRRLQQGDPQFQAQAQTPRLPLTSPSQAAQPQRQQQFQQQLQQQQLRQQQQLQQQQLQRNLDQQQYQQRSLQPPRAPVVPQTQFQQQLRQQQLQQQQQQLQQQQSEQQQRLQQQQFQQRQQQESQQRQLQQRQQFQQQQQQQFQQRQQFQQQQQQQYQQRQQFQQQQQQQYQQRQQFQRQQQQQYQQRQQFQQQQQRQQQFQRQQSQYQQRQQFQQQQVRQQPMGPQQMRQPQIWQQRPAQQRQIEQQHHQAQRQVAREHQARQQQVRQMQVQRQQVQQRQVQDRQRGQRGPIREAQR; translated from the coding sequence ATGGATACCGCTTATTCTCCGCGCATCGGGCGCCTGGCGGCCGGGGCGGTGCTGTTGACCGCCGTCATGTCAGGCATGACGACGCCGCGCGCGCAGACCGCTTACCCTCAATCCTTGCCGGCCGTCGGCCACGATGGCGGACTGCCATATTCCACCGCAACGGGCTCCGGGAACGCGCCGGAGCAGTCGCCCGACCCATCCGGGCTGGATCCCTCCCAGCCGCAATACGCGGCATCGCCGGACCCGGACGCCGGGATACCACCCGTCCCATCTGACGGCGCGGACCCGGCTTCGGCGCAGGACGGGCAGGCGCCCCTGGCCGCCGACGGCCCGGATCCCGCCGACGCGAATCTGGCGCCTGTCGCCGTCTCGGCCGAACCGCCCCCTCCGATTCCGGTATACGCGCAGCCCGCGGCGCCAGGCGATGGCTACATCTGGATTCCGGGGTACTGGGCGCGCAACGCATACGGCTTCTATTGGGTGCCCGGGACCTGGGTCCTCGCGCCGTATGTCGGCGCCTTGTGGACTCCCGGCTACTGGTCGTACGCCGGCAGCGGGTATCGCTGGTCCCCCGGCTATTGGGGACCGCACATCGGTTACTACGGCGGCATCGACTATGGCTTCGGTTATATCGGCATCGGGTATCTCGGCGGCTATTGGAAGGACCGGCACTTCTACTACAACCGCGCCATCACGCGCGTGGATCCCGGTCGTGTGCGCTATGTCTACCACCACCCGAGGAACGTGGAGCACCGTCACGGGCCGCGCGTCAGCTACCACGGCGGTCCGGGAGGCCTGCGCAGGGGACCCGACGCCCGCGAACGGGCCGCGCAACGCGAGCGGCACGTCCCGCCCTTGCGGGCGCAGACCGAGCTGGACCGCCAGGCCGGCCGCCAGCGCGAACAGTTCATGTCCGTGAATCGCGGCCGCCCCGTGCATGCGGCCTTTGCCCATCCCGCGGGTAGCCCCGACGCGTGGCGCGCACCAATTCGTGGCGCAGGACGCTCCGGCGAGGGATTCGACAGGCATGAGCGGCCGGATGGCGCCTGGCCGGGCCGCGGCGGCCAACTGCAGCACATGCGAACGCAACGCCGCGAGCTGGAGCAGCAACGGGAAAGCCAGGAGCGGCTGGCCTCGACGCAACGCCAGCAGATGCACGAGCGTTTGGACCGCCCGCGAAGCGACATCCCGCGCAGGCTGCAGCAGGGCGATCCGCAGTTCCAGGCGCAAGCCCAGACGCCGCGCCTGCCCCTGACTTCTCCTTCGCAGGCGGCTCAGCCGCAGCGTCAACAGCAGTTCCAGCAACAACTCCAGCAACAGCAGTTGCGCCAGCAGCAGCAGTTGCAGCAGCAGCAACTGCAGCGCAATCTGGACCAGCAACAGTACCAGCAGCGATCCTTGCAGCCGCCCCGGGCGCCCGTGGTGCCGCAGACCCAGTTCCAACAGCAATTGCGGCAACAGCAGTTGCAGCAGCAACAGCAGCAGCTCCAGCAGCAGCAATCCGAGCAGCAGCAGCGGCTCCAGCAACAGCAGTTCCAGCAACGCCAGCAGCAGGAGTCCCAGCAAAGACAACTGCAGCAGCGCCAGCAGTTCCAGCAGCAACAGCAGCAGCAATTCCAGCAACGCCAGCAATTCCAGCAGCAACAACAGCAGCAATACCAGCAGCGCCAGCAATTCCAGCAGCAACAACAGCAGCAATACCAGCAGCGCCAGCAATTCCAACGGCAACAGCAGCAGCAGTACCAGCAACGCCAGCAATTCCAGCAACAACAGCAGCGCCAGCAGCAGTTCCAACGCCAGCAATCGCAGTACCAGCAGCGGCAGCAATTCCAGCAGCAACAGGTCCGACAGCAGCCGATGGGCCCGCAACAGATGCGGCAACCGCAGATATGGCAACAGCGTCCGGCGCAGCAGCGCCAGATCGAACAACAGCACCATCAGGCGCAACGCCAGGTGGCGCGTGAACATCAGGCCCGGCAGCAACAAGTCCGGCAGATGCAGGTGCAACGCCAGCAGGTGCAGCAGCGCCAGGTCCAGGACCGCCAACGCGGCCAGCGCGGGCCCATACGGGAAGCACAGCGTTAA
- the tssC gene encoding type VI secretion system contractile sheath large subunit: MANRIHQSVDSTDPGSPGPRAIQDGYAGLLRSARQPPIQPAHATSAAALASALAHVPAVSNDRSPGDAPAPFVMGVLADLSGQPGDPLPPVADRPFLPIGIHDFDDRLRQVRPRVAMSVPNALTGHGRLSVDLTFQCLEDFGPDAIARNVPPLAKLLHARRALSAVMPPTRGPVDDGVAARTRNVVVQALDTLSAHALGPVAGVSEDMHRTAQALIARIDSLLNRQVNAILHAAAFQQLEGSWRGLHWLVTHTADDRGLALRVMNLSKAEFHRSLHRYAESSWDRSPVFCKLALGEGPSLGRPFGALVADYYFDHSDPDVALLTQIARMSAASYTPFITGVDSAVMLMGSWRELQGRRDLSKSLETGQHAAWQALRDLDASRYIGLAMPRFAARPPYGAQGQQVEAFPFEEELSASDLSHYTWANAAYAMAANMNRAFHYYDWCLRARDAELGMAATPMAPTAIVDTGDGQAAAYPTEAIIGDHQEAELTRGGLMPLVGHARHDVAGIIAAPSFNRPAVRASGDAAAQAHLSSRLPYLYACCRIAFQMKRDATSRASPPSASATGVSATPLPVAAAPANALPPGQRADDTTPLLLRAMQHGAIAWP; this comes from the coding sequence ATGGCCAATCGTATCCACCAATCCGTCGATTCAACCGATCCCGGCTCGCCAGGACCGCGGGCGATCCAGGACGGCTATGCCGGACTGCTGCGCAGCGCGCGGCAGCCGCCGATACAGCCAGCCCACGCCACGTCCGCCGCAGCCCTCGCATCGGCGCTCGCGCATGTCCCAGCCGTGAGCAACGACAGGTCGCCAGGCGACGCGCCGGCGCCTTTCGTAATGGGCGTCCTGGCCGACCTTTCCGGGCAGCCCGGGGATCCTCTGCCACCCGTCGCGGACCGTCCTTTCCTGCCCATCGGCATCCACGATTTCGACGACCGCCTGAGGCAAGTGCGGCCCCGGGTCGCCATGAGCGTTCCCAACGCCTTGACCGGACACGGCCGCCTGAGCGTGGACCTTACATTCCAGTGCCTGGAGGATTTCGGTCCGGACGCGATCGCCCGCAACGTGCCGCCGCTGGCCAAGCTGCTGCACGCCCGCCGGGCACTGAGCGCCGTGATGCCGCCGACCCGTGGCCCCGTGGACGACGGCGTGGCGGCCAGGACGCGCAATGTCGTGGTCCAGGCGCTGGACACGCTGTCGGCGCACGCGCTCGGGCCAGTTGCCGGCGTATCGGAAGACATGCACAGGACCGCCCAGGCCCTCATCGCACGTATCGACAGCCTGCTCAACCGTCAGGTCAACGCCATACTGCATGCCGCGGCGTTCCAGCAGCTGGAAGGCAGTTGGCGCGGGCTGCACTGGCTGGTTACGCATACCGCCGACGATCGCGGCCTCGCGCTGCGTGTGATGAATCTGTCCAAGGCGGAATTCCATCGCAGCCTGCACCGCTATGCGGAAAGTTCTTGGGACCGGAGCCCGGTATTCTGCAAGCTCGCCCTCGGTGAAGGTCCCTCGCTGGGTCGGCCCTTCGGCGCCCTGGTGGCCGACTACTATTTCGACCACAGCGACCCCGACGTGGCACTGCTGACGCAGATCGCGCGGATGTCCGCCGCGTCGTACACCCCCTTCATTACCGGCGTCGACTCCGCCGTCATGTTGATGGGCTCGTGGCGCGAACTGCAAGGCCGGCGCGATCTCTCGAAATCGCTGGAGACCGGCCAACATGCGGCGTGGCAGGCTTTGCGCGACCTGGATGCGTCGCGCTATATCGGCCTGGCCATGCCTCGCTTCGCCGCGCGCCCGCCGTATGGCGCGCAGGGGCAGCAGGTGGAGGCATTCCCCTTCGAGGAGGAACTGAGCGCATCCGACCTGAGCCACTACACCTGGGCGAATGCCGCGTATGCCATGGCGGCGAATATGAACCGCGCCTTCCATTACTACGACTGGTGCCTGCGCGCGCGCGACGCCGAACTCGGCATGGCCGCCACGCCGATGGCGCCGACCGCCATCGTGGATACCGGCGACGGCCAGGCCGCTGCCTATCCGACCGAAGCGATCATCGGCGACCACCAGGAGGCGGAATTGACCCGAGGCGGCCTGATGCCGCTCGTCGGGCATGCGCGGCACGATGTCGCCGGCATCATCGCCGCCCCATCGTTCAACCGTCCCGCCGTGCGCGCCTCCGGAGACGCCGCGGCCCAGGCGCACCTATCGTCCCGGCTGCCCTATCTGTACGCATGCTGCCGCATCGCTTTCCAGATGAAGCGCGACGCGACCTCGCGTGCCTCGCCCCCGTCCGCATCCGCCACCGGCGTCTCGGCCACGCCCCTGCCCGTCGCGGCCGCGCCTGCGAATGCGTTGCCCCCGGGCCAGCGCGCGGACGACACGACACCGCTGCTGCTGCGCGCCATGCAACATGGCGCCATCGCCTGGCCCTGA